The following coding sequences are from one Cervus canadensis isolate Bull #8, Minnesota chromosome 4, ASM1932006v1, whole genome shotgun sequence window:
- the LOC122439340 gene encoding olfactory receptor 7A10-like, which produces MEPGNNTRISEFLLLGLSEEEELQPLIFGLFLSMYLITVFGNLLIILAISSDSNLHTPMYFFLSNLSFVDICFISNTIPKMLWNIQNKSKGITYGGCITQIYFYILFAGLDDILLSVMAYDRYVAICHPLHYTVIMSPGLCGLLVLISWVLNALISLLHSLMVLRLSFCPLVQIPHFFCELSQVVHLASSDVFLNNIVMYFATVLVGGGPFAGILYSYSKIVSCICKITSAQGKYKAFSTCVSHLSVVSLFYFTALGVFLSSGTTYTSHSSTVASVMYTVVTPMLNPFIYSLRN; this is translated from the coding sequence ATGGAACCAGGGAATAATACACGaatttcagaatttcttcttctgggactttcAGAAGAAGAAGAACTGCAGCCCCTCATATTTGGGCTCTTCCTCTCCATGTACCTAATCACTGTGTTtggaaacctgctcatcatcctCGCCATCAGCTCAGACTCCAatctccacacccccatgtacttcttcctctccaacctgtccttTGTAGACATCTGTTTCATTTCCAACACCATCCCAAAGATGCTCTGGAACATCCAGAACAAGAGCAAAGGTATCACCTATGGAGGCTGCATCACccagatatatttttacatactGTTTGCAGGATTAGATGACATTCTCCTGAGTGTGATGGCCTATGATCggtatgtggccatctgccacccgCTGCACTACACCGTCATCATGAGCCCCGGGCTCTGTGGACTGCTGGTTCTGATATCCTGGGTGCTGAATGCCTTGATTTCCTTGCTACACAGCTTAATGGTGTTGCGATTGTCCTTCTGTCCACTTGTGCAAATCCCccactttttctgtgaactcAGTCAGGTGGTACACCTTGCCAGTTCTGACGTCTTTCTTAATAACATAGTGATGTATTTTGCAACTGTCCTGGTTGGTGGTGGCCCTTTTGCTGGTATCCTTTACTCATATTCTAAAATAGTTTCCTGCATATGTAAAATCACATCAGCTCAGGGGaaatataaagcattttccaCCTGTGTGTCCCACCTCTCAGTTGTCtccctattttattttacagCCTTAGGAGTGTTCCTTAGCTCTGGGACTACCTACACCTCACATTCAAGTACAGTTGCCTCTgtgatgtacactgtggtcacaCCCATGCTGAACCCTTTCATTTATAGTCTGAGAAACTGA